The nucleotide window GCCTTGCGGGCGGAAGCGGAAGCGGAGCGGAACAGCCGAGAGGCCTGGCTCCAATTGCGGACCTGGCGGGATCGTCAGCGGGAAAGCAAAGGGTTGGCGCGCCTGTGCGGGACTTGGCAATGGACCATTCACAACCACCAGAACCACCAGGACCACAAGATGGTGATGGTGTTCGCCCCGCCGCCAGAGACGCAGCAAGCCGCTTCGGCCCAGGGGATGAAGCCGGCCAAGATCGTCGTCCTGGGGGAAGGCGTCTATCTGCGCTGGGAATCAGCGGGAGGATATCAGGAAGACAGCCTGCTCTTCACCAGCGAAGGGCAACGACTGGAGGGCAGCTTCGTCAACTCGGCCGGAGCCTGGGGATCGATCACGGGCAAACGCGTGGCCGCCTGCAAGAATTGACGATTGAGTGATTGAAGATTGATGATTGAAAGAACACGATTCGTCGATTCCTCTTCCGACAACGATTCGCTCATCAACCATCATCAATTCCGTTCAATCATTAATCCTTCTTGATAGCCCCCCCACGCCAAACATCCCCATCCCGCGATGAAACAGACCCCGCCCACCGGCGTGATCGCGCCCAGCCATCGAAGGCCGCTCAAGGCCAGCGCATAGAGACTGCCGGAAAAGAGCAGGATGCCGGCGAGAAACAGCCAGCCCGCGAGACGCAAGCACCTCCATCCAGCCTGCGCCTCCGGCCCCCTTCGCTCGAGCAGCATCCCGGTCAGCAGAAGCGTCAGCGCATGGTACATCTGATAGCGGACTGCGGTTTCGAAGACCGCTTGCATCTCCGTCGGCAGGACCGCCTTGAGGGCATGGGCGCCGAACGCACCGGCCGCGACCCCCAAGGCTCCCAGCGCCGCCCCCAGCAGCAAGAAATTCGACGGTTGCCCCATGTCCATGCGTTCCATCGGCCCTCCTTCCGTCAGCCCTGCACCTGTCGGCCCTCCTCTATAACCACGCGATACAAAACCTGGCTGAATGCGACGAGTGTATAGGGCTTCGCCACCATCCCGCAAAATCCGTAACGACGATAATCGGCCATGACCGGATCGTTGGCATAGCCGCTGGAAACGACGGCCTTGACCTGAGGATCCATCTCCAACAGTTGCTCGAGCGTTTCCAGCCCGCCCATGCCGCCAGGAATTGTCAAATCCATGATGACCGCGTCGAACGGCCGGTCCTGCTCCTTGGCCTCCCGATACATCTGCAGCGCCTGGGCGCCGTCGCTCGCCTCCGCCGCTTCATAGCCGCATTGCGTCAGCATCTCGA belongs to Nitrospirota bacterium and includes:
- a CDS encoding DUF423 domain-containing protein, coding for MGQPSNFLLLGAALGALGVAAGAFGAHALKAVLPTEMQAVFETAVRYQMYHALTLLLTGMLLERRGPEAQAGWRCLRLAGWLFLAGILLFSGSLYALALSGLRWLGAITPVGGVCFIAGWGCLAWGGYQEGLMIERN